In a genomic window of Hyphomicrobiales bacterium:
- a CDS encoding winged helix DNA-binding protein, giving the protein MHAMQDENNTERATASAEIGPIVSSTHLAAGASPGLSEVEFGLILAQFAFGRWMVRAMAAAGVSGLAPLDVLVLHNVAHRGRPKKLADICHVLSVEDTHTVAYSIKKLERMRLVRSRREGKEKVVEVTQSGGEACTRYARVREQLLVAAVKSTGPDEEMLRQLGSFLRALSGHYDQAARAATSL; this is encoded by the coding sequence ATGCATGCCATGCAAGACGAGAACAACACGGAGCGGGCAACGGCGTCAGCTGAGATCGGGCCCATCGTGTCGTCGACACATCTCGCCGCCGGGGCCTCGCCGGGCCTGAGCGAGGTGGAGTTTGGGCTCATCCTGGCGCAATTCGCCTTCGGCCGCTGGATGGTGCGCGCGATGGCGGCGGCCGGAGTGTCAGGACTCGCACCGCTGGACGTGCTGGTTCTGCATAATGTCGCTCATCGCGGACGGCCGAAGAAGCTTGCCGACATCTGCCATGTGCTTTCCGTCGAGGACACGCACACGGTTGCCTATTCGATCAAGAAGCTCGAACGGATGCGGCTTGTACGAAGCCGGCGCGAAGGCAAGGAAAAGGTCGTGGAGGTTACGCAGTCCGGCGGCGAGGCCTGCACCCGATATGCGAGGGTGCGCGAGCAACTGCTGGTCGCAGCGGTGAAGTCGACAGGCCCTGACGAGGAGATGCTGCGCCAGCTCGGCAGCTTCCTGCGTGCGCTGTCCGGCCACTACGACCAGGCCGCGCGGGCCGCGACCTCGCTTTGA
- a CDS encoding TRAP transporter large permease subunit, with translation MGDIGLALGLIVLLFALLASGVWVAFSLFAAGFAALLLFSTAPVGKVLATSVWSVSAEWSLAALPLFIWMGEILFRSRLSGDLFSGLAPWLGRLPGRLLHVNILGCALFAAVSGSSAATCATVGKVSIPELMRRGYDEKMVIGTIAGSGTLGLLIPPSIILIVYGVATEESIARLFIAGVVPGAVVIALYMAYVMVWSGLNRERFPEPEPRVGFVERAWASRRLIPVALLIAGVIGSIYTGLASPTDAAAVGVALALFLAWTHGDLSAKNFLAGLTGATMTSCMIAFILAGAAFLSVSMGYAGLPRALAAWIGSFNLSPFALIAALTAFFIILGCFLDGISIVVLTTAVILPMIEAAGIDPIWFGIYLVLVVEMSQITPPVGFNLFVLQGLTGRNILQVAVAALPFFLLLIVAVALLVAVPDLALWLPRTMLER, from the coding sequence ATGGGGGACATCGGCTTAGCGCTCGGCCTCATCGTCCTGCTCTTCGCGCTGCTCGCCAGTGGCGTCTGGGTGGCCTTCTCGCTGTTTGCGGCGGGGTTTGCGGCGTTGCTGCTATTCTCCACCGCGCCAGTCGGAAAGGTGCTGGCCACGTCGGTCTGGAGCGTGTCTGCGGAATGGTCGCTGGCGGCCCTGCCGCTGTTCATCTGGATGGGCGAGATCTTGTTCCGCTCGCGGCTCTCAGGCGATTTGTTTTCGGGTCTGGCGCCGTGGCTTGGCCGGCTGCCGGGTCGGTTGCTGCATGTCAATATCCTCGGCTGCGCCCTGTTCGCGGCCGTATCGGGCTCTTCGGCGGCGACCTGCGCCACCGTCGGCAAGGTCTCCATCCCCGAACTCATGCGGCGCGGCTATGACGAGAAGATGGTGATCGGGACGATCGCCGGCTCGGGCACGCTCGGCCTGCTGATCCCCCCCTCGATCATCCTGATTGTCTACGGCGTGGCGACCGAGGAATCGATTGCCCGACTGTTCATTGCCGGCGTGGTGCCCGGCGCGGTCGTGATCGCACTTTACATGGCCTATGTGATGGTCTGGTCCGGCCTCAACCGTGAACGGTTTCCGGAGCCGGAGCCGCGCGTCGGTTTCGTGGAGCGGGCGTGGGCCTCGCGTCGCCTGATCCCGGTCGCCCTGCTTATAGCCGGCGTGATCGGGTCGATCTATACGGGGCTGGCAAGCCCCACCGATGCGGCGGCGGTCGGCGTGGCGCTAGCGTTGTTTCTGGCCTGGACCCACGGCGATCTCAGCGCCAAGAACTTCCTCGCCGGGCTGACTGGCGCCACCATGACGTCGTGTATGATCGCTTTCATTCTGGCAGGCGCGGCCTTTCTCTCGGTTTCGATGGGCTATGCGGGGCTGCCGCGCGCCCTGGCCGCCTGGATCGGGTCGTTCAACCTGAGCCCCTTTGCGCTGATCGCGGCACTGACCGCGTTCTTCATTATCCTGGGATGTTTTCTCGATGGCATTTCCATCGTCGTCCTGACCACCGCGGTCATCCTGCCGATGATCGAGGCCGCCGGCATCGACCCTATCTGGTTCGGCATCTATCTGGTGCTCGTTGTGGAGATGAGCCAGATCACGCCGCCGGTCGGGTTCAATCTGTTCGTGCTGCAGGGGCTGACGGGGCGCAACATTCTGCAGGTCGCGGTTGCGGCCCTGCCGTTCTTTCTGTTGCTGATCGTGGCGGTCGCATTGCTCGTGGCGGTGCCCGATCTGGCCCTCTGGTTGCCCCGCACCATGCTTGAGAGATAG
- a CDS encoding TRAP transporter small permease has product MRHALETLYALSRGLAALFLALILVTVLAQVGLNVLDAAVEFASGNAIGLLIPSYADFAGYFLATGTFFALAGSFRSGAHIRVSLFLTRLPDGARRACEIFSAGFAFAFVIYFLVFAARLTAESRRFGDLSSGLVAIPIWVPQLAMTLGLAALAVATGDSLVTLLKGGKPPYTETEAEFRQLMEE; this is encoded by the coding sequence ATGCGGCACGCCCTGGAGACGCTTTACGCGCTGAGCCGCGGGCTCGCGGCGCTGTTTCTGGCGCTGATACTGGTGACGGTTCTGGCGCAGGTCGGGTTGAATGTGCTCGATGCGGCCGTCGAGTTCGCGAGCGGCAACGCGATCGGATTGCTCATTCCCTCCTATGCCGACTTCGCCGGCTATTTCCTGGCGACGGGGACGTTTTTCGCTCTCGCCGGGAGCTTCCGCAGCGGCGCCCATATCCGGGTCAGTCTCTTCCTTACCCGGTTGCCTGACGGGGCGCGGCGTGCCTGCGAGATATTCAGCGCCGGCTTTGCCTTTGCCTTTGTCATCTATTTTCTCGTCTTTGCCGCCCGGTTGACCGCCGAATCCCGGCGGTTCGGTGACCTCTCTTCCGGGCTCGTTGCCATTCCGATCTGGGTTCCGCAGCTTGCGATGACCCTGGGGCTGGCAGCTCTGGCAGTCGCAACCGGAGATTCACTGGTCACCTTGCTCAAGGGGGGCAAGCCGCCCTACACGGAAACCGAGGCGGAGTTTCGCCAGCTGATGGAGGAGTAG
- a CDS encoding TRAP transporter substrate-binding protein, translating into MNRMIRWATAGALTLGLSFPAFSQTKWDMPTPYGETNFHTQNIIKFAEDVKAATNGELTIAVHSGGSLIKHPEIKNAVRSGQVAIGEFLLSTLANENPVFGIDSVPFLANSYDAAAKLWNASRERTEDALAKQGLTILFAVPWPPQGVYAKKELNTIQDLKGVKFRAYNAATERLAQLAGAVPTQIEVPDIPQGFATGRVDAMITSPSTGVNSKVWDFLSHYYDTQAWLPKNIVVVNKDAFASLDGATRNALLDAAKAAETRGWKASKQETATQTKTLADNGLNVAKPSEALAASMREIGETMTQEWLKNAGADGEAVIDGYKAM; encoded by the coding sequence ATGAACAGGATGATACGTTGGGCCACCGCCGGGGCGCTTACGCTCGGCCTGTCTTTTCCGGCATTCTCCCAAACCAAGTGGGACATGCCGACGCCTTACGGCGAAACAAACTTCCATACGCAGAATATCATCAAGTTTGCCGAGGACGTGAAGGCGGCGACCAACGGCGAGCTTACGATAGCGGTTCATTCCGGGGGTTCGCTGATCAAGCATCCCGAAATCAAGAACGCGGTCCGCTCCGGGCAGGTGGCGATCGGTGAATTTCTGTTATCCACGCTGGCCAACGAGAACCCTGTCTTCGGTATCGATTCAGTGCCATTTCTGGCCAACAGCTACGATGCCGCGGCCAAGCTGTGGAACGCGTCGCGTGAAAGGACCGAGGATGCGTTGGCGAAGCAGGGTTTGACGATCCTGTTTGCCGTGCCGTGGCCGCCACAGGGCGTCTATGCCAAGAAGGAACTCAACACCATTCAGGACCTGAAGGGGGTTAAGTTCCGGGCCTACAACGCGGCGACGGAGCGCTTGGCGCAACTTGCCGGCGCGGTGCCGACGCAGATCGAGGTGCCTGACATTCCCCAGGGCTTCGCCACGGGCCGGGTCGATGCCATGATTACTTCGCCCTCGACCGGCGTGAACTCGAAAGTGTGGGATTTCCTGTCGCACTACTACGATACGCAGGCATGGCTACCGAAGAACATCGTGGTCGTGAACAAGGATGCCTTCGCCTCGCTCGACGGGGCGACGCGCAACGCCCTGCTCGATGCGGCCAAGGCAGCGGAGACGCGCGGCTGGAAGGCCTCCAAGCAGGAGACTGCGACCCAGACAAAGACGCTGGCCGACAATGGGCTCAACGTCGCCAAGCCGTCGGAGGCGCTCGCCGCGTCGATGCGCGAAATCGGCGAGACCATGACGCAGGAATGGCTCAAGAACGCCGGCGCGGACGGCGAGGCCGTTATCGACGGCTACAAGGCCATGTAG